Part of the Zea mays cultivar B73 chromosome 4, Zm-B73-REFERENCE-NAM-5.0, whole genome shotgun sequence genome is shown below.
TTTTTCTCATTCAGACGACTGGCAGAAATGTGAATGCAGTCACAAATTTTGGTTTATTAAGATTCCGCAATCCGTCTGTTTCAAAAATTATTCGAGCTCAAACTCACCAACAAGCCTCTCCATAATAAACTATCGAATTCAAAACTGACAGAACTCTCCCAAGAAGCTACAAAAGAATGACCCGTGTGGCACCAGGATTACTGCTCCTAACTTTGTCAATCGACACCATGGAAAAAGTGGGGATTCTGATCCGCACCACAAAACGGCACCAAACGAGTCACAGTGCAGTCTGGCCGGTGGACGATGAGGTCATGATGTTCAGTGTCTCCGTCACAGAAGACATGGCGCTCAGCGCCGCCTTAAGGACATCCTGCGAGCACCCAGGCTTCACAATGCTCTTCACCTGCACCACAGAGCAAAACAGATTAGGCATGGCGAAGGCAAAACTCGTCAGTCAGTTGCGGCCTCGTGTGAGTTTGAAGCAAAAATGCGTAGCGGGGGCATCAGAACTACCTTCTCCAGGTATTCCTGCAATTTCTTTATCCTGCCCATGTAGTCTTGATCCTCGACGCACAGTGAGATAGGCTTTGAATCGGCACCTGGTCCTTCAAACTGGAGCGGACCTGGGTTCCTGTAGACATCTTCCAACAAAAACCTGGAAGAATTCTGCCTCAATACACTGCAAAAGTAAGCGTTACTGAGATTAGAGGCCATATGTACAAGATACTTGCAgataagaagctaaggcaggtgcCCAAAGACCACGCCATGGTACGTGTACCCACTGATGAAAATTCACAAAAGGCTATTCTTAAACTTACtcgtatgcttttcctttcaagtcAACGCTAGCCATGTGAACAGCAGGCTTTCCGATTTGGGTGGCTGAAGGGCCACGCGACCATCGCTGCACAGTCATCATAGACTGCATGGGTAGACATGGGTTAGGCGCTACTTTCGTACTTATCCTAAACTATTAGGCATGTCAACACAAATCTTACCGAAATAGGAGCCGCACCACATCGCCACTTGTTCACTGGACTCTTAACATTTGTCACTGTGGCCATGTAACCGTTCAAACCGGCAGCTATGATGTGGTAGCACACATGCCCCAAGACCTGAAACCAACAACCGACATGTTAAAACCAACAGCAAGCAATATGCTTTTATTAAATGAGCTGTGGAGGGACTTGCATAGGCATAATCGCAGTCAAACTTGGAAGGCAGTGCTCCCCTAGCTTGGTAGCCAAAGAAGTGACAGATTGCATTAAACTTCTTTCCTTTGTAAGTGCCCTCCTTCTACAATAATGGCCAAGAACACTATGAACGTATGCAGCATTGATAAAACACCATTTCCTTGTTCCACAAGCAGATATGCACATATGCCTCTCAATCAAACTGGAAGTTACAGGGTCCAAAGAAAACATACCAAACGTCTGTTCATCTCAGTCTCAACTAACTGGGCTAGAAGCTTCTCTGTCTCAATCTGAACAAGTGAGCAGAAAAACAACCCAAAGTCAACCAGAAGAAACAATTTAAAACAGATTTAACAGTTTGCATATTCCATGTTCTACTGTACCTGAGAAAGTTGAGCTGAATCATCAGATTCAGGATGGAGAAGTAGCTGCATCAGAAAAACAAAGATGTTGAAGCAACTGAGCTCTGATGTGAACAATATACATCCTAGAACTATCAAGTAAAACAATCCCTACCTGCTTCCTGATAAAAGGGggcaaaaactcaaagagtgcagATGCCCAGGGTGAAAGCTGAGAAGAGATATTCTCAACAGAAACACCTTTGCCATGGAGGCCATGGATTTCCTATAAACAAATAGCTCCAGTCAGTAAAATAGTAAATGGATAGTCATAAGACGTGTATGTAAACATACCTGAAGCAGAGCATATAGTTCAGGAATACTCTCCACAAGACCCTCAGGAATAAGAACAACCCCATGGTTCTTGTCTGTGAAAGGTACAAGGGACATGAATAAAGTGTCATTATAAAGATAAAAATAAACATGAACATCTCATCGTCTCATAAACAACAGAGATGTAGTCCAACCTTTTTCTGCCCTTGCCTGAACCGCATCACAAATCTGCTTCGTAATATCAAAAATTGTAAGTTTGGAAGCAGCCACCTCCTCTCCTAGGATGACCTGAGCATGTCATACAAGTTCAAAAGAGTGTAAGCAAAAAAAACTTGTGAAAGGTCACAAGAAAGCAAGGAAAAAAACATACCATGTTCGGGTGTGATTGAAGAGCACATTCCAATGCCACATGAGAAGCCTTGCGTCCCATCAAACGAATGAAGTAGTAATACTGTCATTTAGAATATAGACACACGGCAGATCAGAAATTTGATTGAGTAATTCAAATTCATGAGAAAAACTTTTATAGCATCTTCAGTAAAACTACTGCCGGCATTGCATCCTACACACATGTACCCACATATGGGATCTGACATGTAGGCTCCATCGCTAAAACCAATGATGAACAACCAACAGTGCTTATCCAATACTTCTAAAAATTCTTTCTGTATCGAGACTTAACAAAGTTGATCAGGAATTCATCTGTTTCCTTTTCGTTTGGACATGAATAATTATCATGGCAAACTAATTTAGTGCAGGGATTGCCTCAAAACATTTAGACTGTGCAATTGGTAAATCTTAGCATTCAACCAACAATATATGATAATGAGCAATGTGCAAGACAGGATCCTGCAATGCTATATGTCATGTGTTATATGTACAGGGGTTGCCTCAAAACATTTAGACAATGTGCAATCGGTAAATCTCAACATTCAGCCAATGATATATGATGAGCAATGTGCAAGACAGGATCCTGCAATGCTATCTATCATGTGTTATATGTACCTTCTCAGCAGATAGAGCATCAGTGCAGACATTGCTGATAAGTTGTGCATTCACCTGATATAGAACAACAAATAAGATCAAGGGGGCCATTACAAACTAGTAAGTAGTAACAGAACATAAACACATTCTAAATATGACAGTAAACTGCAGCGGTGACAGAGACAGTATAGTACCATATCAAAGTCAGGTAATATAAAACCTCAATGGTGAAAACTGTTAGAGTGGACGCACTAACCAgtccaacccaaaagcttaagctgatagaaggtagtcaatccacttatacacttcaacaccccCATTCACGTGCAGCTAGAGAGAAAGGCGCAAACGCAGCCAGAGAGAAAGGGAGAAAGGCACAAACGTGAAAATAAATGGG
Proteins encoded:
- the LOC100280449 gene encoding Pyrophosphate--fructose 6-phosphate 1-phosphotransferase subunit alpha, whose amino-acid sequence is MDSDYGVPRELSEVQKKRALYQPEVPPCLQGTTVRVEYGDAAIAADQAGAHVISHAFPHTYGQPLAHFLRKTAVVLDAKVISEHPVVRVGIVFCGRQSPGGHNVVWGLYEAIKAHNQNSKLIGFLGGSDGLLAQRTLEITNEVLASYKNQGGYDMLGRTKDQIRTTEQVNGAMASCQALKLDALVIIGGVTSNTDAAQLAETFAEAKCATKVVGVPVTLNGDLKNQFVETTVGFDTICKVNAQLISNVCTDALSAEKYYYFIRLMGRKASHVALECALQSHPNMVILGEEVAASKLTIFDITKQICDAVQARAEKDKNHGVVLIPEGLVESIPELYALLQEIHGLHGKGVSVENISSQLSPWASALFEFLPPFIRKQLLLHPESDDSAQLSQIETEKLLAQLVETEMNRRLKEGTYKGKKFNAICHFFGYQARGALPSKFDCDYAYVLGHVCYHIIAAGLNGYMATVTNVKSPVNKWRCGAAPISSMMTVQRWSRGPSATQIGKPAVHMASVDLKGKAYDVLRQNSSRFLLEDVYRNPGPLQFEGPGADSKPISLCVEDQDYMGRIKKLQEYLEKVKSIVKPGCSQDVLKAALSAMSSVTETLNIMTSSSTGQTAL